A DNA window from Acropora palmata chromosome 12, jaAcrPala1.3, whole genome shotgun sequence contains the following coding sequences:
- the LOC141859589 gene encoding uncharacterized protein LOC141859589, which translates to MTEKIRGRLKHQTHKRFLRFKSPVYYLDTEGKWKQAKDEFETWVTVAETHQYMLRFPHNLNVLSLGTMGIIMDEFWGPDGKWDIWGYCTKACAKLKRPQCSLSRRDIQEFVANVTERDKQDWNYICFQLDYDVNDVIRNPNTAVPDIFYYWRFLRQLFTKRPYLGKGISKNDFVHYNCFDKKGKLHEKELLRNYFVIFIIAVILWLYSPLLVHYFPSSQPPAINYPAGLNHKDFCPTFKSPVYIGGFLRCILCFHMEESKAAMFCCYLLAEVTMLTYIGAVLIPTMAFKYVSLIGVVSIGLYKINKDLRENYDRIRDQVVKILENSDHLTRLNSDCTATNPEAFERMAPTNDALLRIQLKKDPQPSKVVLYRDHFATYLSRPLLDFCIEVCDPLRKQMMFIFVEVFLMTFYVLIAMWIKNVFHKENEVSSIFITAQTIGVTFVPNLLQFVAHKSHFGKKDDVLLSQRVHDAIVMYVAKQ; encoded by the exons ATGACAGAAAAAATTCGCGGCAGATTGAAGCACCAAACACACAAGCGCTTTCTCCGTTTCAAGAGTCCTGTTTATTATCTCGACACAGAAGGGAAATGGAAACAGGCGAAGGACGAGTTTGAAACATGGGTAACGGTGGCTGAGACACATCAATATATGCTTCGTTTCCCTCATAATTTGAACGTCTTGTCGCTAGGAACTATGGGAATAATCATGGACGAATTCTGGGGGCCTGATGGGAAGTGGGACATCTGGGGCTACTGCACCAAGGCCTGCGCCAAACTTAAGAGACCTCAATGCTCTTTATCTCGGAGAGACATTCAGGAGTTTGTGGCTAATGTCACGGAGAGGGACAAGCAGGACTGGAACTACATCTGTTTTCAGCTCGACTATGATGTTAATGATGTGATACGGAATCCTAACACGGCAGTACCGGATATCTTCTACTACTGGCGATTTTTGAGGCAACTCTTTACGAAAAGACCTTATCTTGGAAAAGGGATTTCGAAAAACGACTTTGTTCATTACAACTGCTTCGACAAGAAGggcaaattgcacgagaaagaACTTTTAAGGAACTACTTTGTGATTTTCATTATTGCGGTCATTCTCTGGCTTTATTCTCCTCTCCTTGTTCATTACTTTCCGAGTTCTCAGCCGCCCGCGATTAACTATCCCGCGGGTCTGAACCACAAAGACTTCTGCCCCACCTTTAAAAGCCCGGTTTACATCGGAGGTTTTCTACGGTGCATATTGTGCTTCCATATGGAGGAAAGCAAAG CTGCGATGTTCTGTTGTTATCTGCTGGCTGAAGTTACAATGTTGACCTACATTGGAGCAGTGCTGATTCCAACCATGGCTTTCAAATACGTTTCCCTGATCGGTGTTGTTTCCATTGGCCTGTATAAAATTAACAAGGATTTGCGGGAAAATTATGACAGAATTCGTGACCAAGTGGttaaaatacttgaaaattcCGACCACCTGACTCGACTCAATAGCGACTGCACTGCAACAAATCCAGAGGCTTTTGAAAGGATGGCTCCCACGAATGATGCATTACTGAGAATACAGTTGAAAAAGGACCCACAACCTTCAAAAGTTGTCCTATACCGTGATCATTTCGCCACTTACCTGTCAAGACCCTTGCTCGATTTTTGCATCGAGGTGTGCGACCCTCTGAGAAAACAAATGATGTTCATCTTCGTGGAAGTGTTTCTGATGACATTTTACGTTTTGATTGCTATGTGGATCAAGAATGTCTTCCACAAGGAGAATGAAGTTTCCTCCATCTTTATAACAGCGCAAACCATCGGGGTGACTTTCGTTCCCAATCTCCTTCAGTTCGTAGCCCACAAGAGTcactttggaaaaaaagatgACGTCCTCCTTTCCCAGCGCGTTCACGACGCAATTGTTATGTACGTGGCAAAACAATGA